Proteins from a genomic interval of Rubinisphaera italica:
- a CDS encoding DNA methyltransferase — protein MHGGKTNGRSTEEMCWPEIDQKPYYESDSVRLYRGESLELLKELVRVAPDDGLILDPFAGSGTTGVAASLQGRRAVLIEQSEEYCEIAAKRLEAASRGEIMERVK, from the coding sequence ATGCACGGAGGCAAAACTAATGGTCGGTCAACTGAGGAAATGTGCTGGCCTGAAATTGATCAAAAACCGTACTACGAATCGGATTCGGTCCGGTTGTATCGAGGGGAATCGCTGGAACTGCTGAAAGAACTTGTGCGAGTCGCTCCGGACGATGGGCTGATTCTCGATCCATTCGCGGGAAGCGGAACAACGGGAGTCGCTGCGAGCTTGCAGGGTCGCCGGGCTGTCCTGATTGAGCAGTCTGAAGAGTACTGCGAAATCGCGGCAAAAAGACTCGAAGCGGCAAGCCGGGGTGAGATTATGGAACGTGTCAAATAA
- a CDS encoding glycosyltransferase family 4 protein, with amino-acid sequence MMRLIQYCNVGNIVGGTAACAWSVTRALPDFEHVVLFRSQPTLETRQAFEHCKIAFVPHLTSEILMSWRADVLILHNISPANVFWGHEKKNLPVRGLQYIHSTGGSRAGAARMVCCSESLKEQLGHPSIEVLTQGVPVAVSGSTCRREQKRFVVGRICTPVDRKWPTELLSFYDRLVKIHPQIDWAFVGCPKSLEQSLREVCCGRAVFHRAEFNARKLLRDWHVLLYHHPSLTESFGRTVAEAMRCGCVPVVDDKGGFREQIIPGAGYLCGNVEEFSAALEELLIPERWISHSQNCQSHADEHFSLRSFRQRLLSQLICL; translated from the coding sequence ATGATGCGGCTGATTCAGTATTGTAATGTGGGAAATATTGTGGGCGGCACGGCTGCATGTGCTTGGTCGGTGACACGGGCGTTACCCGATTTCGAGCATGTCGTGCTGTTTCGATCGCAGCCGACGTTGGAAACAAGACAAGCGTTTGAACATTGCAAAATTGCCTTTGTTCCACATCTGACAAGTGAAATACTGATGTCATGGCGAGCGGATGTCCTGATATTGCACAACATTTCGCCAGCAAATGTTTTTTGGGGACATGAGAAAAAGAATTTGCCCGTACGCGGACTGCAGTACATTCACTCTACTGGGGGAAGTCGAGCCGGCGCGGCGCGGATGGTCTGTTGTTCCGAGAGTCTGAAAGAGCAACTTGGCCATCCATCGATTGAGGTTTTAACACAAGGTGTTCCCGTCGCAGTCTCTGGGTCGACATGTCGTCGAGAGCAGAAGCGGTTTGTGGTAGGACGAATCTGCACTCCAGTGGACCGAAAATGGCCGACAGAGTTGCTGAGCTTTTATGATCGACTCGTAAAAATTCATCCTCAGATTGACTGGGCGTTTGTCGGTTGTCCGAAGTCCTTAGAACAATCTTTACGTGAAGTTTGTTGCGGGCGTGCCGTTTTTCATCGAGCGGAATTCAATGCCCGGAAATTACTGAGAGATTGGCATGTATTGCTCTATCATCATCCGAGTTTGACAGAATCGTTCGGGCGGACTGTTGCTGAAGCGATGCGTTGTGGGTGTGTACCAGTTGTGGATGATAAAGGTGGATTTCGGGAGCAAATCATTCCAGGAGCGGGTTACTTGTGTGGAAATGTGGAAGAGTTTTCAGCTGCGTTAGAGGAGTTGTTAATCCCCGAGAGATGGATCTCGCATTCTCAAAACTGCCAGAGCCATGCGGACGAGCATTTTTCCCTCCGATCATTTCGTCAGCGACTGCTCTCGCAGTTGATTTGCTTGTGA
- a CDS encoding phage major capsid protein has translation MRGQNVRELVESLGAEKFYRKACDLLNEKELSVDDFSYYELADACDVLPRLRSVQESMRGETASLALLRESNPGVSTHLFQVMSGELIGRKVLEGYENSDGFIGDELVTVVPSSLRNQKLAGFRALAGPTEVAEGHPYEESSFEEKYVTTAEAKQGRILSINEELIAFDQTGEINRRAMALGHYLRQERERTIVRGVTDAESGSGNYVYRPNGSGSALYATDGSHRNWVGEGNTTSTDFDAAVPLVDWTDVEEVLHYRATEVRDDRMDGTSRPVIAPAKYVLVPEALRGTARSIVNATEVTLVSSDGEMTIANPFGGMLNVLSSPFIDEQSGTANRDWYLGDFKRQFVWTEIWPVQTFLQRSESEAAFERDVVLRVKARYFGGISAVDTAYVTKVNGVAS, from the coding sequence ATGCGTGGGCAAAATGTGCGGGAGTTGGTGGAGTCTCTGGGGGCTGAGAAGTTCTATCGGAAGGCTTGTGATTTGTTGAATGAGAAGGAGTTGTCGGTTGATGACTTTAGTTATTACGAGTTGGCGGATGCGTGTGATGTACTGCCGCGTTTGCGGAGTGTGCAGGAGTCGATGCGTGGGGAAACAGCTTCGCTGGCGTTGTTGCGGGAGTCGAATCCTGGAGTGAGTACGCATCTGTTTCAGGTAATGTCGGGGGAGTTGATCGGCCGCAAGGTTCTGGAGGGGTATGAGAATAGTGATGGGTTTATTGGTGATGAGCTGGTGACAGTGGTGCCGAGTTCGTTGCGGAATCAGAAGCTGGCTGGTTTTCGAGCTTTGGCTGGGCCGACGGAAGTGGCGGAGGGGCATCCGTATGAGGAGTCGAGCTTCGAAGAGAAATATGTGACGACTGCGGAGGCGAAGCAGGGGCGGATTCTGTCGATCAATGAGGAGTTGATTGCGTTTGATCAGACGGGAGAGATCAATCGGCGGGCGATGGCATTGGGGCATTATCTGCGACAGGAACGTGAGCGAACGATTGTGCGTGGCGTGACAGATGCGGAGTCCGGATCGGGCAATTATGTGTATCGTCCGAATGGGAGCGGGAGTGCGTTGTATGCGACGGATGGTTCGCATCGTAACTGGGTGGGGGAAGGGAATACGACCTCGACTGATTTTGATGCGGCTGTGCCATTGGTGGACTGGACGGATGTTGAAGAGGTGCTGCATTATCGGGCGACAGAAGTGCGGGATGATCGGATGGATGGGACTTCGCGCCCGGTGATTGCTCCGGCCAAGTATGTGCTGGTGCCGGAGGCGTTGCGGGGGACGGCTCGCAGCATCGTCAATGCTACGGAAGTGACTCTGGTGAGCAGCGATGGCGAGATGACGATCGCGAATCCGTTCGGCGGGATGCTGAATGTGCTGAGTTCGCCGTTCATTGATGAGCAGAGCGGGACGGCGAATCGGGACTGGTACCTGGGTGATTTCAAGCGTCAGTTTGTGTGGACGGAAATTTGGCCGGTGCAGACGTTCCTGCAACGTTCGGAAAGTGAAGCGGCTTTCGAGCGGGATGTTGTGCTGCGAGTGAAGGCGCGGTACTTCGGGGGAATTTCGGCTGTGGATACGGCTTATGTCACGAAGGTGAATGGAGTGGCGAGTTAG
- a CDS encoding DUF1207 domain-containing protein has translation MPPPAPGVQWDRNSDSEMLPGFPKPDDRPSPLELSDPSIPEALSGQPYSSSVPQPPVALPLPGGHTFESGNGPYFSENYGTTGQEQWLNSPSAMGNSQSYPTDDYCLDGYCDDGKPWQWTLLPAEVLYKSYLGGPREPRFASNIAYLKGTGWIWELESGGRAGLLRYGTTRHRFNEGWQLDIWGAAFPRLNFVESLDVDAVDFKVGVPITWTKGRFQAKMEWYHISSHLGDEFLLKNPGFNRLDYLRDSIVLGGGFFPTPDVRIYADADYAYNTNGGAEPWHFQFGVDYSPICVSEHGIPQPFMAVNGLIRQEVNYSGGVNFVAGWQWRGHEKDSLFRAGIQYYAGQSLQLSFLNEYEELLGFGLWYDF, from the coding sequence ATGCCTCCTCCCGCCCCGGGCGTTCAATGGGATCGAAATTCAGATTCTGAAATGCTTCCAGGGTTTCCCAAGCCAGATGATCGGCCTTCACCGCTCGAACTTTCGGACCCGAGTATTCCAGAAGCACTGTCTGGCCAACCCTACTCTTCATCTGTCCCGCAGCCTCCTGTTGCACTCCCTTTGCCGGGAGGACACACCTTTGAGTCTGGAAATGGTCCCTATTTTTCTGAAAATTATGGGACAACCGGGCAGGAACAGTGGCTAAATTCCCCGAGTGCGATGGGGAACTCCCAAAGTTACCCGACAGACGATTATTGCCTCGATGGATATTGCGATGACGGCAAGCCCTGGCAATGGACGCTGCTGCCGGCCGAAGTTCTCTACAAATCTTATCTGGGAGGCCCGCGCGAGCCTCGATTTGCGTCTAATATTGCCTACCTGAAGGGAACGGGCTGGATCTGGGAGTTGGAGTCGGGAGGGCGAGCTGGATTATTGCGATATGGAACCACGCGGCATCGATTTAACGAAGGCTGGCAGTTGGACATTTGGGGAGCGGCATTTCCCCGATTAAATTTTGTAGAAAGCTTGGATGTCGATGCCGTCGATTTTAAAGTGGGTGTCCCGATTACCTGGACGAAGGGACGATTTCAGGCCAAGATGGAGTGGTATCACATCAGTTCGCACCTGGGAGATGAGTTTTTATTGAAAAACCCAGGTTTTAATCGACTGGACTATCTTCGAGATTCGATCGTACTGGGCGGAGGTTTCTTTCCGACCCCTGATGTACGAATTTATGCAGATGCCGACTATGCCTACAATACAAACGGTGGAGCAGAACCCTGGCATTTTCAGTTCGGGGTCGATTATTCACCAATCTGCGTCTCAGAACATGGTATCCCGCAGCCTTTCATGGCTGTGAATGGACTCATCCGACAAGAAGTCAACTACAGTGGTGGCGTCAATTTTGTGGCGGGCTGGCAATGGCGAGGACACGAAAAGGACAGTTTGTTCCGTGCCGGAATTCAATATTATGCCGGTCAGTCGCTGCAACTTTCGTTTCTGAATGAATACGAAGAGTTACTGGGCTTTGGCTTGTGGTATGATTTTTAG
- a CDS encoding glycosyltransferase family 2 protein, with amino-acid sequence MAENLKEITVVIPQHNCWFETVACCSSLWRHHQEKFRIVIVDDGSDAKNRGYAKKYLNARVTILTQNHRGVTAAWNRGVAAVDSRFIVLLNNDAMTLGAWLPEMQTLLKRNEHGLAGAALRCEKMLAKNLRRHCPHGDATFLEGWCLGFSKATFENVGCFDESLKLYWSDTDWQLRWLQLFNRNSQDLCLLNPGRIRHRGHQSTQWLSESTQWWKEDRERFLLKWQKVKHEFGTVR; translated from the coding sequence ATGGCAGAGAATCTTAAAGAGATCACAGTGGTGATTCCTCAGCACAATTGCTGGTTTGAAACGGTTGCGTGTTGCTCTTCGTTATGGCGTCATCATCAAGAGAAATTTCGAATTGTTATTGTGGATGATGGTAGCGATGCGAAAAACCGTGGATATGCGAAGAAGTATTTGAATGCACGAGTGACGATCCTCACACAAAATCATCGCGGTGTAACCGCGGCCTGGAACAGAGGAGTCGCGGCTGTGGACTCCCGGTTCATAGTCCTGCTAAACAATGATGCCATGACCCTGGGGGCCTGGTTGCCGGAAATGCAGACGTTATTAAAAAGAAACGAGCATGGCCTGGCTGGGGCGGCTTTGCGATGTGAGAAGATGTTGGCGAAAAATCTTCGCAGGCATTGCCCTCATGGTGATGCGACATTTCTGGAAGGTTGGTGTCTGGGCTTTTCCAAAGCAACATTTGAAAACGTTGGTTGTTTTGACGAGTCGTTGAAGCTGTACTGGTCAGATACAGACTGGCAATTGAGGTGGTTGCAGTTGTTTAATCGCAACTCCCAGGATTTATGCCTGTTGAATCCGGGGCGAATCAGGCATCGCGGGCATCAATCGACCCAATGGTTGAGTGAATCGACACAATGGTGGAAAGAGGATCGAGAGCGGTTTCTGCTCAAGTGGCAGAAAGTGAAACATGAATTTGGAACTGTTCGATAG